The following proteins are co-located in the Pseudomonas synxantha genome:
- a CDS encoding zinc-dependent peptidase, translated as MWSLSAWRRRRLLAKHPIADDTWQRVRQHLTFLDGISAEQNQWLREACVVFLAEKHLTALPGVELHQEQRLLLAAQAQLPLMNLGDLDWYQGFHEIVLYPDDFLSPQRHRDASGVEHEWDGEHSGEAWQQGPVILAWPGVLASGQWEGYNLVIHELAHKLDMLNGDANGLPPLHHDMRVQEWASVMQSAFDDLNRQLDANPDAETEIDPYAAENPAEFFAVTSEYFFSAPDLLADSYPQVYAQLSRFYRQDPLARLTQLQAHDPRYQPHGE; from the coding sequence ATGTGGTCCCTCAGCGCCTGGCGTCGCCGGCGCCTGCTGGCCAAGCACCCGATTGCCGATGACACCTGGCAGCGGGTGCGCCAGCACCTGACCTTCCTCGACGGCATCAGCGCCGAGCAAAACCAGTGGCTGCGCGAAGCCTGCGTGGTCTTCCTCGCCGAAAAACACCTCACCGCCCTGCCCGGCGTCGAACTGCACCAGGAACAACGCCTGCTGCTCGCCGCGCAGGCACAGCTGCCACTGATGAACCTCGGCGATCTCGACTGGTACCAGGGCTTTCATGAAATCGTGCTATACCCCGACGACTTCCTCAGCCCGCAACGCCATCGCGACGCCAGCGGCGTCGAGCACGAGTGGGACGGTGAACACAGCGGCGAAGCCTGGCAACAAGGCCCGGTCATCCTGGCCTGGCCCGGCGTACTCGCCAGCGGTCAATGGGAAGGCTACAACCTGGTCATCCACGAACTGGCCCACAAGCTGGACATGCTCAACGGCGACGCCAACGGCCTGCCGCCCCTGCACCACGACATGCGCGTGCAGGAATGGGCCAGCGTGATGCAAAGCGCCTTCGATGACCTCAACCGCCAACTCGACGCCAACCCGGACGCCGAGACAGAAATAGACCCCTACGCCGCGGAAAACCCGGCGGAATTCTTTGCCGTTACCAGCGAGTATTTCTTCAGTGCCCCGGATTTGCTGGCCGACAGTTATCCACAGGTGTACGCCCAACTCAGCCGCTTTTACCGCCAGGATCCCCTGGCGCGCCTGACCCAACTGCAAGCCCACGACCCGCGCTACCAGCCACACGGCGAATGA
- the ppa gene encoding inorganic diphosphatase, protein MSYSKIPAGKDLPNDIYVAIEIPANHAPIKYEIDKDSDCLFVDRFMATPMFYPANYGFIPNTLADDGDPLDVLVVTPYPVTPGSVIRARPVGILNMTDDGGGDAKVIAVPHDKLSQLYVDVKEYTDLPPLLLEQIKHFFENYKDLEKGKWVKIDGWGNAEAARAEIMKSVAAYKG, encoded by the coding sequence ATGAGCTACAGCAAGATTCCGGCTGGCAAAGACCTGCCGAACGACATCTACGTCGCGATCGAAATTCCGGCCAACCACGCGCCGATCAAATACGAAATCGACAAAGACAGCGACTGCCTGTTCGTTGACCGTTTCATGGCCACCCCGATGTTCTACCCGGCCAACTACGGTTTCATCCCCAACACCTTGGCTGACGACGGCGACCCCCTCGACGTGCTGGTCGTGACCCCTTACCCGGTTACCCCAGGCTCGGTCATCCGCGCACGCCCAGTCGGCATCCTGAACATGACTGACGACGGCGGCGGCGATGCCAAAGTCATCGCAGTGCCACACGACAAGCTGTCCCAGCTGTACGTGGACGTGAAGGAATACACCGACCTGCCGCCACTGCTGCTGGAACAGATCAAGCACTTCTTCGAGAACTACAAAGACCTCGAAAAAGGCAAATGGGTGAAGATCGACGGTTGGGGCAACGCAGAAGCCGCCCGCGCCGAGATCATGAAGTCGGTTGCCGCCTACAAAGGCTGA
- a CDS encoding helix-turn-helix transcriptional regulator, whose translation MNTSGDRLKALLREVHLSASDFAKNRGVTPQHVNNWFKRGVPMGRLNEIAELLCVSSRWLSDGRGPKHPPANYLLEGPTARIATTREDTGKYLTGPACRPEKTDVEIALHPTFTSTERIRISLHTLETLNVKPDRAVGAYMVDNSMIDIIQQGATLAIDRGRTQIIDGEIYAVEHDGMLRIKYLYNRPGGGLRMRSHNAAEHPDEYLNHEERFEQSFKIIGWVFWWSTLNNRRPPVPLDEHLLGWEGSKSEPEVGN comes from the coding sequence ATGAATACATCAGGTGATCGTTTAAAAGCGCTACTTCGGGAAGTTCATCTTTCCGCCTCCGACTTCGCCAAGAACCGCGGCGTCACGCCTCAACACGTGAACAACTGGTTCAAGCGCGGAGTTCCCATGGGCCGACTCAACGAGATCGCAGAACTGCTCTGCGTCTCCAGTCGCTGGCTAAGCGACGGCCGAGGCCCCAAACATCCGCCTGCCAACTACCTGTTGGAAGGCCCCACCGCAAGGATTGCAACTACCCGCGAAGACACTGGCAAATACCTCACAGGCCCAGCCTGCCGCCCGGAAAAAACCGACGTGGAGATCGCCCTCCACCCCACATTCACCTCAACCGAACGCATCCGCATCTCGCTGCACACCCTCGAAACCCTCAACGTCAAACCCGACCGCGCGGTAGGCGCCTACATGGTCGACAACAGCATGATCGACATCATCCAACAAGGCGCCACCCTCGCTATCGACCGAGGCCGCACCCAAATCATCGACGGCGAAATCTACGCCGTCGAACACGACGGCATGCTACGCATCAAATACCTCTACAACCGCCCCGGCGGCGGCCTGCGCATGCGCAGCCACAACGCCGCCGAACACCCGGACGAATATCTGAACCACGAAGAACGCTTCGAACAAAGCTTCAAGATCATCGGCTGGGTATTCTGGTGGTCCACCCTTAACAACCGCCGCCCACCCGTGCCGCTGGATGAACACCTGCTGGGCTGGGAAGGCTCTAAATCGGAACCGGAGGTGGGCAATTGA
- the fic gene encoding protein adenylyltransferase Fic translates to MTNPQRPWQADRPYNQLPPLPPKAELETRAVLKRCIEARAALAVLKQAAELIPNQTMLINTIPLLEAKDSSEIESIVTTTDLLFQHAQDGANHADPATKEALRYRKALHNGFQSLAERPLSTGTAVEICRTLKGVDMDIRRVPGVQLANDRTGEIIYTPPEGEDRLRDLLANWERFLHNETDLDPLVRMAVGHYQFEAIHPFTDGNGRTGRVLNTLYLIQEGLLNLPILYLSHFIIAHRADYYRLLLDVTREQAWEPWLLYMLTAVEETARWTSAKIAAIRSLSEHTSQFVRERLPKTYSRELVDVIFEQPYCRISNVVDKQIAQRQAASRYLKELVSIDVLQEVQVGKEKLFIHPKLMQLLIRDGNEFKPYF, encoded by the coding sequence ATGACTAACCCCCAGCGGCCTTGGCAGGCGGATAGACCCTATAACCAGCTTCCACCCTTGCCGCCAAAGGCAGAACTGGAAACCCGAGCAGTCCTCAAACGCTGCATCGAAGCTCGAGCAGCCTTGGCCGTATTGAAACAAGCAGCCGAGCTGATTCCTAACCAAACGATGCTGATCAATACGATCCCGCTGCTGGAAGCCAAGGACAGCTCCGAGATCGAAAGTATTGTCACTACTACAGATTTACTCTTTCAGCATGCCCAGGATGGCGCCAATCATGCAGATCCCGCGACCAAAGAAGCCCTCCGGTACCGCAAGGCTCTACATAACGGTTTCCAGTCGCTGGCTGAACGTCCACTCTCTACCGGCACAGCAGTAGAGATCTGTCGAACGCTCAAGGGGGTAGACATGGACATCCGTCGAGTACCAGGCGTCCAGCTAGCCAATGATCGGACCGGAGAAATCATCTATACCCCACCAGAGGGCGAAGATCGCTTACGCGACTTGCTCGCCAACTGGGAACGTTTTCTACACAACGAGACAGACCTCGACCCGCTGGTTCGCATGGCTGTCGGGCACTATCAGTTCGAGGCTATTCATCCATTCACAGACGGCAATGGTCGTACCGGGCGCGTGCTAAACACCCTGTATCTGATCCAGGAAGGTCTGTTGAATCTACCGATTCTCTACCTTAGTCATTTCATCATTGCGCATAGAGCCGATTACTATCGACTACTGCTTGATGTCACACGCGAACAGGCCTGGGAGCCCTGGCTGCTGTACATGCTTACTGCCGTGGAAGAAACCGCTCGCTGGACCAGTGCCAAAATTGCCGCCATTCGCAGCCTGTCCGAGCACACCAGCCAATTTGTTCGCGAGCGTCTGCCGAAAACCTACTCACGCGAATTGGTGGACGTGATTTTTGAGCAGCCCTATTGCCGTATTAGCAACGTCGTCGACAAGCAGATCGCCCAGCGCCAGGCTGCTTCTCGCTACCTCAAAGAGCTGGTCTCCATTGATGTTCTGCAAGAGGTTCAGGTCGGAAAGGAAAAACTGTTCATTCATCCAAAGCTGATGCAGTTGCTGATTCGCGACGGCAACGAATTCAAGCCGTATTTCTGA
- a CDS encoding glutathionylspermidine synthase family protein — protein sequence MKKIHCAERHDWKQTADSLGFLFHTIDGEPYWDERAYYQFTLQQIERDLEDPTTEIHDMCMDLVARVVHSEELLERLSIPAPFYDMIRTSWLEGHPHLYGRMDFSYNGTGPAKLLELNYDTPTSLYEAAAFQWGWLEQCIERGLLPKHADQFNSIDTKLHQAFAQLQVNQPFYFASMKDSIEDKGTTDYLRLVAEKVGIESRHIDIEDIGLTNEGRFVDLQDRWIPHLFKLHAWEFIFHEPFGAAIAESDTQFFEPAWKSILSNKGILPLLWEFNKGHPNLLASHLDTDPGKAVPKGWVRKPFFSREGANIELQTADGLIVKEDGPYTDAPFILQEFAPLPRFGDSYTLIGSWVIGDQAAGIGVREDDSLITKDSSRFLPHLILD from the coding sequence ATGAAGAAGATCCACTGCGCAGAGCGTCATGACTGGAAACAGACCGCCGACAGTCTCGGTTTTCTGTTCCACACCATCGACGGCGAACCCTACTGGGACGAGCGCGCGTATTACCAGTTCACGCTCCAACAAATCGAGCGCGACCTTGAAGACCCGACCACCGAGATCCATGACATGTGCATGGACCTCGTGGCCCGCGTGGTCCACAGTGAAGAACTGCTCGAACGCCTGAGCATCCCCGCGCCTTTCTACGACATGATCCGCACCTCATGGCTCGAAGGCCACCCGCACCTGTACGGGCGCATGGACTTCTCCTACAACGGCACCGGTCCCGCCAAACTGCTCGAACTCAACTACGACACCCCCACCAGCCTCTACGAGGCCGCGGCGTTCCAGTGGGGCTGGCTCGAGCAATGCATCGAACGCGGCCTGCTGCCCAAACACGCCGACCAATTCAACAGCATCGACACCAAACTGCACCAGGCCTTCGCCCAACTGCAGGTCAACCAGCCGTTCTACTTCGCCTCGATGAAAGACTCCATCGAAGACAAAGGCACCACCGACTACCTGCGTCTGGTCGCGGAAAAAGTCGGCATCGAATCCCGCCACATCGACATCGAAGACATCGGCCTGACCAACGAAGGCCGCTTCGTCGACCTACAAGATCGCTGGATCCCCCATCTGTTCAAGTTGCATGCCTGGGAGTTCATCTTCCACGAACCCTTCGGCGCCGCCATTGCCGAGAGCGATACGCAGTTTTTCGAGCCGGCGTGGAAGTCCATCCTCTCCAACAAAGGCATCCTGCCGTTGTTGTGGGAGTTCAACAAAGGCCACCCGAATTTGCTCGCGTCGCACCTGGATACTGACCCAGGCAAGGCCGTGCCGAAGGGCTGGGTACGCAAGCCGTTCTTCTCGCGGGAAGGCGCCAATATTGAACTGCAAACGGCTGATGGGTTGATCGTGAAAGAGGACGGGCCCTACACGGATGCGCCATTTATTCTTCAGGAGTTTGCGCCGTTGCCACGGTTTGGGGACAGCTACACGTTGATTGGGTCTTGGGTGATTGGGGATCAAGCGGCGGGGATTGGCGTGCGGGAGGACGATAGTTTGATTACCAAGGATTCGAGTCGGTTTTTGCCGCATTTGATATTGGATTGA
- a CDS encoding DUF1190 domain-containing protein, which produces MKRSKYVQLSLAASVAMAISGCGPTEKTYDLQKKYNFQSVQQCADEKLPVDVCSDAYMTAMAEHRRIAPVYDSQADCDADFVADWCQQDSTGKFIPRLGGFELTAEGQVTQSQVDAANAQATNAQASGGGSGFSTSSLLTGLLIGNMLSNNRNSYRSEPVYRYRDDRGNYGNSTLNQRVSNGATFGRSNQARYGSSNYTNTLRSTNKSSSVSSATSRGGFGSKASARSGWGGGGSSS; this is translated from the coding sequence ATGAAACGAAGCAAGTACGTCCAGCTGTCGCTGGCAGCGTCGGTCGCCATGGCGATATCCGGCTGCGGGCCAACGGAAAAAACCTACGATTTGCAGAAGAAGTACAACTTCCAGTCGGTGCAGCAATGCGCCGATGAAAAACTCCCGGTAGACGTCTGCTCGGACGCCTACATGACCGCCATGGCCGAGCATCGCCGCATTGCGCCGGTGTACGACAGCCAGGCCGATTGCGATGCTGACTTCGTCGCCGACTGGTGCCAGCAAGACTCCACCGGCAAGTTCATCCCAAGGCTCGGCGGCTTTGAACTGACCGCCGAAGGCCAGGTGACTCAATCCCAGGTCGACGCCGCCAATGCCCAAGCGACCAACGCCCAAGCAAGCGGCGGTGGCTCGGGTTTCTCCACCAGCAGCCTGCTCACCGGCCTGCTGATCGGCAACATGCTGAGCAACAACCGCAACAGCTACCGTTCCGAGCCGGTGTACCGCTACCGCGATGATCGCGGCAACTACGGCAACTCCACGCTCAACCAGCGCGTCTCCAATGGGGCCACCTTCGGCCGCTCCAACCAGGCCCGGTACGGCAGCAGCAATTACACCAATACGCTGCGCTCCACCAACAAGTCGAGCTCCGTGTCCTCGGCCACCTCCCGTGGCGGCTTCGGCAGCAAGGCCAGCGCCCGCAGCGGCTGGGGCGGCGGCGGGTCGAGCAGTTAA
- a CDS encoding DUF350 domain-containing protein has product MLEALSISLNKAAVFGFVLYILGAALLFALFQFIYTRITPHKEFELIRAGNTSAAVALGGAIVGFAIPASNVIAYSVSLVDFVVWAVIAAVVQLLAFLLTSLVLKGTSERIKKGELAAGIYVAAVAISVGMLNAACMTPTSN; this is encoded by the coding sequence ATGCTAGAAGCTCTCTCCATTTCCCTGAACAAAGCTGCCGTGTTCGGCTTTGTCCTCTACATCCTGGGGGCTGCGCTACTGTTCGCGCTGTTCCAGTTCATCTACACCCGCATCACCCCGCACAAGGAATTCGAGCTGATCCGAGCGGGCAACACATCCGCAGCGGTCGCCCTGGGCGGTGCCATCGTCGGCTTCGCCATTCCGGCCAGCAACGTGATTGCCTACTCCGTCAGCCTCGTCGACTTCGTGGTCTGGGCGGTGATTGCAGCCGTCGTCCAACTGTTGGCGTTTTTGCTGACCAGCCTGGTGCTCAAAGGCACGTCCGAGCGCATCAAAAAGGGCGAACTCGCGGCCGGCATCTACGTGGCCGCCGTGGCCATCAGCGTCGGCATGTTGAATGCCGCGTGCATGACGCCCACCTCGAACTGA
- a CDS encoding DUF2491 family protein: MGWFKQLMGLEAPNATTDSKAPTSQALPVTGPLGLAPGKGLMFDTSLKLLLDEKTSVVIPGSQEIWANGTVDLGQSTWLSRYYMNDEDYWLQVHTTGDIAGQVESVILFNYLSNVTVSSEAELRRLAGPQSLIGLPTYTHDGVEFFREWGSEDGQTELVAMSEQIVSPEAAYSIEHRSMLYARDTGLTDRREFLLFSVEEDAEGTISLSTSLGISLYTTDLTAL, translated from the coding sequence ATGGGATGGTTTAAACAACTGATGGGGCTCGAAGCTCCGAACGCCACTACTGACTCGAAAGCGCCGACCAGCCAGGCACTGCCGGTCACCGGGCCATTGGGCCTGGCACCGGGCAAAGGTCTGATGTTCGACACGAGCCTGAAACTGTTGCTCGATGAGAAAACCTCGGTGGTAATACCCGGTTCCCAGGAAATCTGGGCCAACGGCACCGTTGACCTCGGGCAGTCGACCTGGCTGTCGCGCTATTACATGAACGACGAAGACTATTGGCTGCAGGTGCACACCACGGGTGACATCGCCGGGCAGGTCGAGTCGGTGATCCTGTTCAACTACCTCAGTAACGTCACTGTCAGCAGTGAAGCGGAACTGCGCCGGCTGGCGGGCCCACAGAGCCTGATCGGGTTGCCGACCTACACCCACGACGGCGTCGAGTTCTTCCGTGAGTGGGGCAGCGAAGACGGCCAGACCGAATTGGTAGCAATGAGCGAACAAATCGTCAGCCCGGAGGCGGCCTACAGCATTGAGCACCGTTCGATGCTATATGCACGCGACACCGGCCTGACCGACCGCCGCGAGTTTTTGCTGTTTTCCGTCGAAGAAGACGCCGAAGGCACCATCAGCCTGAGCACGTCGCTGGGCATTTCGCTGTACACAACCGATCTGACTGCGCTCTAA
- a CDS encoding ion channel, which translates to MSIFLLLRRYASSLFHRFGWAGLVVALGVHLGVAYLGLVFLGEQHLTAPATFIYFYLTTTLTVGYGDLAPQTAVGRIFVAAWVMLGGIALLTAAIGKTTSSVIDAWRKGMKGKGDFTGKAGHTVLIGWEGASSERVIELLLQDETSNDNLIVICDCTLEENPMPGKAAFIRGESLSSTALLLRAGVPGAERVLVRTPSDDLTLATVLAVNQLSPVGHVVAHFNESEIAALASSYAPRLECTSSMAIEMLVRASQDPGSSVVINELLCVGQGATQYLMKLPEAFEATFGELYTRLKEQHNATLIGYRAKDAQQPAINPPSATRVEGGELFYIASTRLKEISHGMV; encoded by the coding sequence ATGTCGATCTTTCTTTTATTGCGCCGGTACGCTTCGTCCCTCTTTCACCGCTTCGGCTGGGCAGGCCTGGTCGTTGCCTTGGGCGTACACCTGGGCGTGGCTTATCTGGGCCTGGTGTTCCTGGGCGAGCAACACCTCACCGCCCCCGCAACCTTTATTTACTTTTATCTGACCACCACACTGACCGTCGGCTATGGCGATCTCGCACCGCAGACCGCGGTGGGGCGGATATTCGTGGCAGCCTGGGTCATGCTCGGCGGCATTGCGCTGCTCACGGCCGCCATCGGCAAAACCACCAGCAGTGTCATCGATGCATGGAGAAAAGGCATGAAGGGCAAAGGCGATTTCACCGGCAAGGCCGGCCATACCGTGCTGATCGGCTGGGAGGGCGCATCCAGTGAGCGGGTCATCGAGTTGTTGCTGCAAGATGAAACCTCCAACGACAACCTGATCGTGATTTGCGACTGCACCCTCGAAGAAAACCCGATGCCGGGCAAAGCGGCGTTCATCCGCGGTGAGAGCCTGTCCTCCACCGCGTTGCTGCTGCGTGCCGGTGTTCCCGGTGCCGAACGTGTGCTGGTGCGAACCCCATCTGACGACCTGACCCTGGCTACGGTACTGGCGGTCAATCAATTAAGCCCCGTCGGGCATGTGGTCGCCCACTTCAACGAAAGTGAAATCGCCGCACTCGCCAGTTCCTACGCACCCCGCCTGGAATGCACCTCAAGCATGGCGATTGAAATGCTGGTGCGTGCCTCCCAGGACCCCGGTTCATCAGTGGTCATCAATGAACTGCTGTGCGTGGGGCAGGGTGCCACCCAATACCTGATGAAACTGCCCGAGGCCTTTGAGGCCACGTTTGGCGAGCTGTATACCCGACTGAAAGAACAGCACAACGCCACCCTTATCGGCTATCGCGCCAAAGATGCCCAGCAACCCGCGATCAACCCGCCGAGCGCCACCCGCGTCGAGGGCGGTGAACTCTTCTATATCGCCTCCACCCGGCTCAAGGAAATCTCCCATGGGATGGTTTAA
- a CDS encoding rhomboid family intramembrane serine protease, translating to MDALKGFKTIAGLALLMVALQLLNVATGYSLMAFGLVPRTLHGLFGILTSPFLHASFAHLSANLIAFLVLGTLVILDGLHRFIAVSAIVILLGGALVWLFGFAGIHVGASGWVFGLWAYLLARAWFHRSWSNLITAGVVAVLYGGLILGFLPRQGVSFEGHLFGAFAGFIAAKVLLSAPRSRFNAG from the coding sequence ATGGACGCCTTGAAGGGTTTCAAGACAATCGCAGGCCTGGCCCTCTTGATGGTCGCGCTGCAACTGCTCAATGTAGCGACCGGTTACAGCCTCATGGCCTTCGGCCTGGTCCCGAGAACGCTGCACGGCCTGTTCGGCATCCTCACCTCACCGTTTCTGCACGCGTCCTTTGCCCACCTGAGCGCAAACCTGATTGCCTTTCTGGTCCTGGGCACCCTGGTTATCCTCGACGGACTCCACCGCTTTATTGCCGTCAGCGCAATCGTGATTCTGCTGGGTGGCGCGTTGGTCTGGCTGTTCGGTTTTGCAGGCATTCACGTCGGCGCCAGCGGCTGGGTATTCGGGCTATGGGCTTACCTGCTGGCGCGCGCCTGGTTCCACAGAAGCTGGAGCAACCTGATAACCGCCGGTGTGGTGGCGGTACTGTATGGCGGCCTGATCCTTGGCTTCCTGCCCCGGCAGGGTGTTTCCTTCGAAGGTCACCTCTTCGGCGCGTTCGCCGGGTTTATTGCCGCCAAGGTACTTCTCTCTGCACCGCGCAGCAGGTTTAATGCCGGGTGA
- a CDS encoding PspA/IM30 family protein: MTQSIWSKLFTALRGGANEVGESIVDQQALRILDQEIRDADSALANAKRELVSIMAKHKLAADRVGEYDAKIKDLETKAMAAIQANREDLALEVAEAISTLTNERDVEQKQTAEFGGYAESMRKDITKAESRIKSLRQQVDMAKARDSVQKAQVSASIASGGANGKLETAVGTLNRLQAKQQQRAAELQAQDELAEASTGTDLERKLRDAGITPNEGSANAILERLKQKSAE; encoded by the coding sequence ATGACTCAGTCCATCTGGAGCAAATTGTTCACCGCGCTGCGTGGCGGTGCCAATGAAGTCGGCGAATCGATCGTCGACCAACAGGCCCTGCGCATCCTTGACCAGGAAATCCGCGATGCTGACAGCGCCCTGGCCAATGCCAAGCGTGAGCTGGTCAGCATCATGGCCAAGCACAAACTGGCCGCTGATCGTGTCGGCGAGTACGACGCCAAGATCAAAGACCTGGAGACCAAGGCGATGGCCGCGATCCAGGCTAACCGTGAAGACCTGGCCCTGGAAGTCGCCGAAGCCATTTCGACCCTGACCAACGAGCGGGACGTCGAGCAAAAGCAGACCGCCGAGTTCGGTGGCTACGCCGAGAGCATGCGCAAGGACATCACCAAGGCCGAGAGCCGGATCAAAAGCCTGCGCCAGCAAGTGGACATGGCCAAGGCTCGCGACAGCGTGCAAAAGGCCCAGGTCAGCGCATCCATTGCCAGCGGCGGTGCCAACGGCAAGCTGGAAACCGCTGTCGGTACGCTGAATCGCTTACAGGCCAAGCAGCAGCAACGCGCCGCTGAATTGCAAGCCCAGGACGAACTGGCTGAGGCGTCGACGGGTACTGACCTGGAACGCAAACTGCGCGACGCTGGCATCACGCCGAACGAAGGCAGCGCCAATGCGATTCTTGAGCGTCTGAAGCAAAAGTCGGCCGAGTAA
- a CDS encoding YjfI family protein: protein MKQMRAGLAAAGYVKHEAWVLPENRSLLKQMEKQLRQPILAGSFMSENFMSAGTNWNIDRLFSALQALDEVTSKDITLSLVQGSESSIKLEMNDFGGLPIYIAVVGEQIIVDTVLVDVESINDVAKFNDAVLRSREMFPLSSIGIESMPNGQVVYNMFGALSSDSSLTNIVTEVKTLVDNVQRASEAFERFFN from the coding sequence ATGAAGCAGATGCGCGCGGGCCTGGCGGCCGCCGGTTATGTGAAACACGAGGCTTGGGTGCTTCCCGAAAACCGAAGCTTGCTCAAGCAGATGGAGAAACAGCTTCGCCAACCGATTCTGGCTGGCTCATTCATGTCGGAGAATTTCATGAGCGCAGGTACCAACTGGAACATCGATCGCCTCTTCAGTGCGCTGCAGGCCCTGGATGAAGTGACGTCCAAAGACATTACGCTTTCCCTCGTCCAAGGCTCCGAGTCCAGCATCAAGCTGGAAATGAACGACTTCGGGGGCCTGCCGATTTACATCGCAGTGGTGGGCGAGCAGATCATCGTGGACACCGTGCTGGTCGACGTCGAGTCCATCAACGATGTCGCCAAGTTCAACGACGCGGTGCTGCGCAGCCGGGAGATGTTCCCGTTGTCTTCCATCGGCATCGAGTCCATGCCCAACGGGCAGGTGGTCTACAACATGTTCGGTGCGCTCAGCTCCGACTCCAGCCTGACCAACATCGTGACCGAGGTGAAAACCCTGGTCGACAACGTGCAGCGCGCCAGCGAAGCCTTCGAACGTTTCTTCAACTAA
- the ycaC gene encoding isochorismate family cysteine hydrolase YcaC yields the protein MSTATYNRLNKDDAIVLLVDHQTGLISLVQDFSPNEFKNNVLALADLAKFFNLPTILTTSFEQGPNGPLVPELKEMFPDAPYIARPGQINAWDNEDFVKAIKATGRRQIIIAGVVTDVCVAFPTLSALAEGFEVFVVTDASGTFNTTVQQAAWSRMTQAGAQLMNWFSVACELHRDWRNDIEGLGNLLSQRIPNYRNLMNGYAALTAQQK from the coding sequence ATGAGCACTGCAACCTACAACCGCTTGAACAAAGACGACGCCATCGTACTGCTGGTCGACCACCAGACCGGCCTGATCTCCCTCGTGCAAGACTTCTCCCCCAACGAGTTCAAGAACAACGTGCTGGCCCTGGCGGACCTGGCCAAGTTCTTCAACCTGCCGACCATCCTCACCACCAGCTTCGAGCAAGGCCCGAATGGCCCGCTGGTGCCGGAGTTGAAGGAGATGTTCCCGGACGCGCCGTACATCGCCCGTCCTGGCCAGATCAACGCGTGGGACAACGAAGACTTCGTCAAGGCTATCAAGGCTACCGGGCGCAGGCAGATCATCATTGCCGGCGTGGTGACGGATGTGTGCGTGGCGTTCCCGACCTTGTCGGCGCTGGCGGAAGGCTTTGAAGTGTTTGTGGTGACGGATGCGTCTGGCACCTTCAATACCACGGTGCAGCAGGCGGCGTGGAGCCGGATGACCCAGGCCGGTGCGCAGTTGATGAACTGGTTCTCGGTGGCCTGTGAGCTGCACCGCGACTGGCGCAACGACATTGAAGGCCTGGGGAATCTGTTGTCCCAGCGCATTCCTAACTATCGCAATTTGATGAATGGCTATGCGGCGCTGACTGCACAGCAGAAGTAA